The following nucleotide sequence is from Psychroserpens sp. Hel_I_66.
TTCCTTTTTATTTCCAGTAACAGGTATTTCACCCACATTAGCTATCGCTTCAAAAATGTTTACACGCTCTTGAAAAAGTGTTATTGTTCCAGGACTACCAACCTCTCCATTCGCAGTAAACCGTAATCCAGATAACTTTACCGTAATAAAAATGTTTGCAGTCTCCTTAAATTGTTCTTTCAAAAGTTTTTCAGTTAACATAGTCTCTATTTCCTCAACCGTAAAACCTAAAACATTAATTTTACCTAGTGAAGGAATTCGTATATTACCATGTAAATCAACAGTAAAACCATCAAAATAAGCACGTTCAGAGCTTGATGCATTTAAATTGGTTTCTCCAACAGGATTAAATATCACAGCATTTTCTTGATCCAAGACCTTGATCCTTATATTCAAAATATCATTAATTTGAACGCGATATGGCTTTTGTTGCTCTACCATAATTTGAGTAGAGTCTATTGCTGTATTTTTTTCTTGGAGATATATTGTGTCTTTATGAGGAATACAGGACGTAGATAAAAGGCACATCAACAATCCCGTAAGCAAGAATAGTCTATTCATTATAATGTTGCTTGTTGCTTCACAAATATAGTTTATCACTATTAATATCAAAACTATTAGCTGTTTTTTTGAGTAATATCGCTTTCTTTGTAAAAAAAATTGCATTGAATTACTTAACAGTAGAAAATATATCAAAATCTTATGGCGAATTAGAGCTCTTTAAAGACCTCTCTTTCAGCATTCATAAAGATGAAAAAATAGCATTTGTTGCTAAAAACGGAAGCGGTAAAACCTCAATCCTAAACATCCTTTCCGGTGCAGATGCTCCAGACTCTGGGCAGATCGTTATGCGAAACGGGCTAAGAATTTCCTTTCTCTCGCAAGACCCAAAATTTGATCCAAAACTAACCATCAACGATACGATTTTTTCTTCGGAATCTCCTCAACTCAAAATCATAGAGAACTACGAGCGAGCATTACAAAATCCCGAAGATGCAGAAGCTTACCAAAAAGCTTTCGAGCAAATGGAAATCCATAACGCTTGGGAATTTGAGCTTCAGTTTAAACAAATATTATCACAGCTCAACCTTAATGATCTAGAACAGAAAATCAGCACGATGTCTGGCGGACAAATAAAACGTCTCGCTTTGGCCCAAGCATTGATTAGCAATCCAGACTTATTGGTTCTCGATGAGCCAACCAACCATTTAGATCTGGAAATGATTGAGTGGCTTGAGCAATATTTTGCAAAAGCCCAGTTTACGTTGTTCATGGTAACTCACGACCGTTACTTTTTAGAACGTGTATGTAACGAGATTATTGAACTAGACCATGGTAAAATGTATACCTACAAAGGTAATTACAGTTACTATTTAGAAAACAAAGAATCAAGAATCGCACAAGAACAGGTAGAAACCGGTAAAGCCAAACAACTCTTCAAAAAAGAGTTGGAATGGATGCGTCGCCAACCCAAAGCAAGAACCACAAAATCAAAATCACGTATTGATGATTTTAGCGATATCAAAAAACGTGCGCACCAACGCAGAAACGACCACAAGATTGAGCTAGAAATCAACATGGAACGTTTGGGAAGCAAAATTGTAGAATTTCATAAGGTTTCAAAAGCATTTGACGACAAGATAATTCTTGACCAGTTTGAATACACTTTTAAACGTGGAGAGCGTATTGGCATCATTGGTAAAAACGGGACAGGTAAATCCACTTTTTTAAATATGTTGACCGATGCTCTAGAACCAGACTCAGGTAAGGTGATCGTTGGTGAAACCGTAAAATTTGGTTACTACACTCAAGGTGGAATCAAAGTTAAGGAAGGACAAAAAGTCATCGATGTCATCAAAGAATTTGGTGAATACATCCCATTAACAAAAGGGCGTCAAATTAGCGCAAAACAATTGCTGGAGCGTTTTCTTTTCGATGGAAAAAAGCAACACGATTATGTTGAAAAGCTAAGTGGTGGTGAACAAAAACGCCTCTATTTATGTACCGTTTTAATTCAGAATCCTAATTTCTTGATTCTCGATGAGCCAACCAATGATCTCGATATTGTTACTTTAAATATTCTTGAGGATTTCTTATTAGATTTTCCTGGTTGCCTGCTGGTTGTATCACACGACAGGTATTTTATGGATAAAATTGTAGATCATCTTTTTGTATTTAAAGGCGAGGGCGAAGTACAGGATTTTCCTGGAAATTACACAGATTATCGTGAATACGAAGCATCGAGTCCTGTGGAAGACAAAGAAGAAACTACAACCTCTATTTCTGCGGAAAATCAGCAGGACCAAAACAAAGCAGAAAAACTAAACTACAACGAACAAAAGGAATACAAAAACCTGGAGAGTAAGATCCGTTCCTTAGAATTAGACAAGAAAAAATTCGAAGCTAAATTTCTAGATGACAATTTATCGCAAGACAAAATCAACGAGTTATCTCAAAAACTTCAAAAAATAATAGACGAGATTGAGACCAAAGAAACAAGGTGGTTTGAACTTGCGGAAAAACTTGGACTCTAATCTTTGATCTTAAAACATAACTTCTAAAAGTGTTTCAAATTTTTGAATACATAAAGTTCTTGTTCAAATCCACTAACCAACATGGGGTTCATTCTCCTTTTGTTTACGATTTGGTTACCAAATGCTTTTATGACAGAACCAAGTACCCAGAATATTCAAAAATCAAAAGCTACAAAGCGTCACTTTTAAAAAATAAATCTTCTATCACCATTACCGATTTTGGTTCGGGTTCAAGAGTTTTCAAATCCAATGAGCGACGAATAAACGCTCTGGCAAAAAATGCTGGTACATCTTTAAAAAGAGCTCTTCTTTTATATCGCGTCGTTAATTATTTTAAGCCCAATCAAATTTTAGAATTAGGAACTTCTCTGGGTATTGCTACTCAAGCCATGGCATTATCAAATCCTGAAAGCACTATTACCTCTGTTGAAGGCTGTCCAACTGTTTCAAAATTTACTGCACAGCAACTTTCCGAAGAAAACATTAATAATGTAACGATCAAAACTGGTGAGTTTGAGTCCATAATTCCGCAGTTAAAAGAAGATGCGTACGATTTCATTTTTTTCGACGGAAATCATAACAAAAAAGCAACGCTCAACTATTTCAACTTACTCATTGAAAAAACACACAACGATTCTATCTTTATTTTTGACGACATCCATTGGTCAAAAGAGATGCTCGACGCTTGGGAACAGATCAAATCTCACCCAAAAGTGACGGTAACGATTGACACCTTCTTTTGGGGTTTCGTATGCTTTAGAAAAGAGCAGGTCAAAGAAAATTTCAGCATTAGGCTGTAACATCATTCCCAGTTTTGCGTCATATTGAGTATATTGCAGTAACCACAATCAAAAGTCAATTTTAAGTATGAGCAACGTCATTGAAATTAGAAATATCATTCGCGATTTCCAATTAGGTCAAGAAACCGTTTACGTTTTAAAGGGCATCAATTTAGATATAGAACTGGGAGATTACGTTGCCATTATGGGACCTTCGGGCTCTGGCAAGTCAACGCTTATGAATCTTTTGGGATGCTTAGATACTCCTACTGCTGGCACATATGTACTCAATGGTAAAGATGTGAGCCAAATGAGTGATGATGATTTAGCTGAAATTAGAAATACCGAAATTGGCTTCGTTTTCCAAACCTTCAACCTCCTACCAAGAACAACTGCCCTAGACAACGTGGCTTTGCCAATGGTTTACGCAGGCAAGTCTAAAGCAGAACGCACCAAACGTGCAGAAGAAGTATTGACTGAAGTTGGTCTAGCAGACCGTATGGATCACAGACCAAACCAGCTATCTGGTGGTCAACGTCAACGTGTGGCTGTGGGTCGCGCATTGGTAAACAGACCTTCTATAATCTTGGCAGATGAACCTACCGGAAATTTAGACTCTAAGACAGGCCATGAAATTATGAACCTGTTTGATGAGATCCATAAATCTGGAAACACAGTAATCATGGTAACCCACGAAGAGGATATTGCTGCACATGCAAGACGTGTGATTAGATTACGCGATGGCTTGGTGGAGAGTGATACTATTAATTAGTCTTTAGTTTGAAGTTATAATCTTAAACAGACTGATTTAAAGAATTGTAACAATAAATTATGGACGGAAGTTTATCTCAATTTATGGCAACTTTACAAAGGCGAAAAGCTCGTAAAGTAAGGAACAATGGGAAATTTGACAAAACATCACTTTCATATAATTCCGAAGATAGACGACCAGAATATAGTTTTCCAGAATTAACTGATAAAGAATTAGAGGAAATTAAAGGTAAAATCAAGAACAATCTAACATCACATAATCGTCTTAATACTATTATCTCTTTTACAGCTTTTATCATTTTAATCATCATAATTTATTTTCTGATCACATAAGTATGCTTTGGATAATATTAATTCTAGCGTTTGGTCTCACCTTCTTAAAATTCTATTCTAAAAGAAAAGAACGTACTCGGGACCTAAAACATAAAAATTCTATGTTTTATAAAAAACGTTTTAAGAGATAATCTCTTTTTATTTCAGTCTCTGCGCTAGAAAGATTTCG
It contains:
- a CDS encoding O-methyltransferase, with protein sequence MFKSTNQHGVHSPFVYDLVTKCFYDRTKYPEYSKIKSYKASLLKNKSSITITDFGSGSRVFKSNERRINALAKNAGTSLKRALLLYRVVNYFKPNQILELGTSLGIATQAMALSNPESTITSVEGCPTVSKFTAQQLSEENINNVTIKTGEFESIIPQLKEDAYDFIFFDGNHNKKATLNYFNLLIEKTHNDSIFIFDDIHWSKEMLDAWEQIKSHPKVTVTIDTFFWGFVCFRKEQVKENFSIRL
- a CDS encoding polysaccharide biosynthesis/export family protein — its product is MNRLFLLTGLLMCLLSTSCIPHKDTIYLQEKNTAIDSTQIMVEQQKPYRVQINDILNIRIKVLDQENAVIFNPVGETNLNASSSERAYFDGFTVDLHGNIRIPSLGKINVLGFTVEEIETMLTEKLLKEQFKETANIFITVKLSGLRFTANGEVGSPGTITLFQERVNIFEAIANVGEIPVTGNKKEVQVIRQYPQGQKIHTIDLTDRAVMNSPYYYIQPNDIIYVKPLPQKSIGTGQTAVQTLGTIATVLSLITTTILLFTRL
- a CDS encoding ABC transporter ATP-binding protein, which encodes MSNVIEIRNIIRDFQLGQETVYVLKGINLDIELGDYVAIMGPSGSGKSTLMNLLGCLDTPTAGTYVLNGKDVSQMSDDDLAEIRNTEIGFVFQTFNLLPRTTALDNVALPMVYAGKSKAERTKRAEEVLTEVGLADRMDHRPNQLSGGQRQRVAVGRALVNRPSIILADEPTGNLDSKTGHEIMNLFDEIHKSGNTVIMVTHEEDIAAHARRVIRLRDGLVESDTIN
- a CDS encoding ABC-F family ATP-binding cassette domain-containing protein; this encodes MNYLTVENISKSYGELELFKDLSFSIHKDEKIAFVAKNGSGKTSILNILSGADAPDSGQIVMRNGLRISFLSQDPKFDPKLTINDTIFSSESPQLKIIENYERALQNPEDAEAYQKAFEQMEIHNAWEFELQFKQILSQLNLNDLEQKISTMSGGQIKRLALAQALISNPDLLVLDEPTNHLDLEMIEWLEQYFAKAQFTLFMVTHDRYFLERVCNEIIELDHGKMYTYKGNYSYYLENKESRIAQEQVETGKAKQLFKKELEWMRRQPKARTTKSKSRIDDFSDIKKRAHQRRNDHKIELEINMERLGSKIVEFHKVSKAFDDKIILDQFEYTFKRGERIGIIGKNGTGKSTFLNMLTDALEPDSGKVIVGETVKFGYYTQGGIKVKEGQKVIDVIKEFGEYIPLTKGRQISAKQLLERFLFDGKKQHDYVEKLSGGEQKRLYLCTVLIQNPNFLILDEPTNDLDIVTLNILEDFLLDFPGCLLVVSHDRYFMDKIVDHLFVFKGEGEVQDFPGNYTDYREYEASSPVEDKEETTTSISAENQQDQNKAEKLNYNEQKEYKNLESKIRSLELDKKKFEAKFLDDNLSQDKINELSQKLQKIIDEIETKETRWFELAEKLGL